The following coding sequences are from one Acidimicrobiales bacterium window:
- a CDS encoding TetR family transcriptional regulator yields MTAAAGDLAPDARESLLRAAEKLFAEVGIGAASLRRISVAAGQRNNSAAQYHFGSKAGLVSAIVQARLGPINARRADLLAAADADGRGDDVAALVEALVVPLVEFTIDRPDGSSYARFLAASYGDPQWSEVALESEHGGVFRKWRRRLEGALAHLPQPLRRLRVDRAVIGVITDVARWEGGRRRRGVGRSEMIADLVAWTSAGLLAAAPGRGPATTGAPA; encoded by the coding sequence GTGACCGCCGCCGCCGGCGATCTGGCGCCCGACGCCCGCGAGTCGCTCCTCCGCGCCGCCGAGAAGCTGTTCGCCGAGGTGGGGATCGGGGCGGCGTCCCTGCGGAGGATCAGCGTCGCCGCCGGGCAGCGGAACAACTCGGCCGCGCAGTACCACTTCGGGTCGAAGGCGGGGTTGGTGTCCGCCATCGTGCAGGCCCGTCTCGGGCCGATCAACGCCCGCCGGGCCGACCTCCTGGCCGCCGCCGACGCCGACGGCCGCGGCGACGACGTCGCCGCCCTCGTGGAGGCGCTGGTCGTCCCCCTCGTGGAGTTCACGATCGACCGGCCCGACGGCAGCTCCTACGCCCGGTTCCTGGCGGCCAGCTACGGCGACCCGCAGTGGTCGGAGGTCGCCCTCGAGAGCGAGCACGGGGGCGTGTTCCGCAAGTGGCGGCGCCGGCTCGAGGGGGCGCTCGCCCACCTGCCCCAGCCGCTCCGTCGCCTCCGGGTCGACCGGGCGGTCATCGGCGTGATCACCGACGTGGCGCGATGGGAGGGCGGGCGCCGCCGCCGCGGGGTGGGCCGCAGCGAGATGATCGCCGACCTCGTGGCGTGGACGTCCGCCGGGCTGCTCGCCGCGGCACCGGGTCGCGGTCCGGCCACGACGGGAGCGCCGGCGTGA
- a CDS encoding DUF1254 domain-containing protein has translation MPAIPSAPLRSYDLLAVDQLELPTTADILPPDPGDRREYARMLAMDATIYGLPSAFEYAQLYEQAVDGASDLYTGFNRFLHQRDLATPSFTAFKTPNVDTLYSNAWLDLTGGPVEVRVPPMEGRYFTLQFVDLYGNATNLSSRTVGAEGGRFAVTTTTWDGPLPDGLVPFRVGTPFVWILMRILVKDAGGDVDVVRRLQDEVRLSGTGPSPAIDFPAVTAKEVETEAGPFLAALDWTLRHNGRPAQEEAYVHRFSGIGLGGRRPFSLDELDPAVREGVVAGFRDAMAVVEGSRALVGERTATGWRTGTAGELGFNYLHRAVQNFVGTGGNVTAEKKFFVAFEGGDGAPLDGRRDHRLRFDVLPPVDGGWSLTVYPTDTGLLYDNEIDRYAIGSTTAGLVTTADGALEILLQHRRPAEPSNWLPVPDGPFYVDLRMWEPRAEARDGRWIPPAIEAR, from the coding sequence GTGCCCGCGATCCCCTCCGCACCGCTCCGCTCGTACGACCTGCTCGCCGTCGACCAGCTCGAGCTCCCCACGACGGCCGACATCCTGCCGCCCGATCCCGGCGACCGGCGGGAGTACGCCCGCATGCTGGCCATGGACGCGACGATCTACGGGCTGCCGTCGGCGTTCGAGTACGCGCAGCTCTACGAGCAGGCCGTCGATGGCGCCAGCGACCTGTACACCGGGTTCAACCGGTTCCTCCACCAGCGCGACCTCGCCACACCGTCGTTCACGGCGTTCAAGACGCCGAACGTCGACACCCTGTACTCGAACGCCTGGCTCGACCTGACCGGCGGCCCCGTCGAGGTCCGGGTCCCGCCGATGGAGGGGCGGTACTTCACGCTCCAGTTCGTCGACCTGTACGGCAACGCCACGAACCTCAGCTCCCGGACCGTGGGCGCCGAGGGCGGTCGCTTCGCCGTGACCACGACGACGTGGGACGGCCCGCTGCCGGACGGCCTCGTGCCCTTCCGCGTCGGCACGCCGTTCGTCTGGATCCTGATGCGGATCCTCGTGAAGGACGCGGGCGGCGACGTCGATGTCGTTCGCCGGCTCCAGGACGAGGTGCGCCTTTCGGGGACGGGCCCGTCGCCGGCGATCGACTTCCCGGCCGTGACGGCGAAGGAGGTCGAGACCGAGGCCGGGCCGTTCCTCGCCGCCCTCGACTGGACGCTCCGCCACAACGGCCGTCCGGCGCAGGAGGAGGCCTACGTCCACCGCTTCTCCGGCATCGGGCTCGGCGGTCGACGGCCGTTCTCGCTCGACGAGCTCGACCCGGCGGTGCGCGAGGGCGTGGTCGCCGGCTTCCGCGACGCCATGGCCGTCGTCGAGGGATCGCGTGCGCTGGTCGGCGAGCGGACCGCCACCGGCTGGCGGACCGGGACCGCCGGCGAGCTGGGGTTCAACTACCTCCACCGTGCGGTCCAGAACTTCGTGGGCACGGGCGGCAACGTGACGGCCGAGAAGAAGTTCTTCGTCGCCTTCGAGGGCGGCGACGGGGCGCCGCTCGACGGTCGGCGCGACCACCGGCTGAGGTTCGACGTGCTCCCTCCGGTCGACGGCGGTTGGTCGCTCACCGTCTACCCGACCGACACCGGGCTCCTCTACGACAACGAGATCGACCGCTACGCCATCGGGTCGACGACCGCCGGGCTCGTCACGACGGCGGACGGAGCGCTCGAGATCCTCCTGCAGCACCGGCGGCCTGCCGAGCCGTCGAACTGGCTCCCGGTGCCGGACGGTCCGTTCTACGTGGACCTCCGGATGTGGGAGCCGAGGGCCGAGGCCCGCGACGGCCGCTGGATCCCGCCCGCGATCGAGGCGCGGTGA
- a CDS encoding alpha/beta hydrolase, whose amino-acid sequence MPREEIDGVPVWFEEHGDPHGQPLVALHGGILTFQATFGDVLPWLTEGRRVIGVELQGHGHTPDTGRAMSIDRFADDVAELVDRVAGGGPVDVWGFSLGALTATSLALRHPAKVRRLVLAASHIRPDGYHPEITAPEQDDPRLPTQDEFAAWQASYRAVAPDPDGFFPFLERLQPVVHDFAGWTADDIRRITAPTFLVVGDRDFVRLDHAAEMLDLFPDCRLAVLPATRHTEVMRRAAALRALVQPFLTP is encoded by the coding sequence ATGCCTCGCGAAGAGATCGACGGCGTCCCCGTCTGGTTCGAGGAACACGGCGACCCCCACGGCCAGCCGCTCGTCGCCCTCCACGGCGGCATCCTCACGTTCCAGGCCACCTTCGGCGACGTCCTCCCCTGGCTCACCGAAGGGCGCCGGGTGATCGGCGTGGAGCTGCAGGGCCACGGCCACACGCCCGACACCGGCCGGGCCATGTCGATCGACCGCTTCGCCGACGACGTCGCCGAGCTGGTCGACCGCGTCGCCGGCGGAGGGCCGGTCGACGTCTGGGGGTTCAGCCTCGGCGCCCTGACTGCCACCAGCCTCGCCCTCCGCCACCCGGCCAAGGTGCGCCGCCTCGTCCTCGCCGCCTCGCACATCCGCCCCGACGGCTACCACCCCGAGATCACCGCCCCCGAGCAGGACGACCCTCGCCTGCCGACCCAGGACGAGTTCGCCGCCTGGCAGGCTTCCTACCGGGCAGTGGCCCCCGACCCGGACGGCTTCTTCCCGTTCCTCGAGCGCCTGCAGCCCGTCGTCCACGACTTCGCCGGCTGGACGGCGGACGACATCCGGCGCATCACCGCCCCCACGTTCCTCGTCGTCGGCGACCGCGACTTCGTCCGCCTCGACCACGCCGCCGAGATGCTCGACCTCTTCCCCGACTGCCGGCTCGCCGTCCTCCCGGCGACCAGGCACACCGAGGTCATGCGGCGCGCGGCCGCGCTGCGCGCCCTCGTCCAACCGTTCCTCACCCCATGA
- a CDS encoding phosphotransferase has translation MRWEALEQWGDDVARIEPLAGGVANEVWSVRVGGRLAVGRLGRRSDADLAWETGLLRHLDREGMTVPVPIPTVAGRHFADGLVVMTYVEGGPPETAADWRRVADTLRRLHRLTLGWPQRPGWRSSTDLLHADTGTKVDLGAMPADGVARCRAAWARLAGRATCVVHGDPNPGNIRITRDRVGLIDWDESHVDAPELDLALPHNAAGLDDDAYDVAAQASAAWEAAVCWDDEFAVARLAEVRPV, from the coding sequence GTGAGGTGGGAGGCGCTCGAGCAGTGGGGTGACGACGTCGCTCGCATCGAGCCGCTCGCCGGGGGAGTCGCCAACGAGGTGTGGAGCGTGCGGGTCGGCGGGCGGCTCGCCGTCGGTCGCCTCGGCCGCCGCAGCGACGCCGACCTCGCGTGGGAGACCGGGCTGCTGCGCCACCTCGACCGCGAGGGGATGACCGTGCCGGTGCCGATCCCGACGGTCGCCGGCCGGCACTTCGCCGACGGTCTGGTGGTGATGACCTACGTGGAGGGCGGGCCGCCCGAGACGGCGGCCGACTGGCGGCGGGTCGCCGACACGCTCCGCCGGCTGCACCGGCTGACGCTGGGCTGGCCACAGCGCCCGGGCTGGCGGTCGTCGACCGACCTCCTCCATGCCGACACGGGCACGAAGGTCGACCTCGGGGCGATGCCGGCCGACGGCGTCGCCCGATGCCGGGCAGCCTGGGCGCGGCTCGCCGGACGGGCGACGTGCGTGGTCCACGGCGACCCCAATCCCGGCAACATCCGGATCACCAGGGACCGGGTCGGGCTGATCGACTGGGACGAGTCCCACGTGGACGCCCCGGAGCTCGACCTGGCGCTGCCCCACAACGCCGCCGGCCTCGACGACGACGCGTACGACGTCGCTGCGCAGGCGTCGGCCGCGTGGGAGGCCGCCGTCTGCTGGGACGACGAGTTCGCCGTGGCGCGGCTCGCCGAGGTCCGACCGGTCTGA
- a CDS encoding tryptophan 7-halogenase, whose product MDTTTADVLIVGGGPAGASAALRLLDRGVRPVIVERERFPRFHIGESMTGECGALVRELGFGDRMVAAGHPVKHGVVVYGHRGQPDWWLPVMRRSAEDGQLHDQTTWQVRRSVFDDMLLREAVERGATVVEGRAAEPIVEDGVVKGAVVRTPAGEVAVEAPLTFDCSGQATFLANRRATGPKYVGAYDKQIALFGHVADFDGGDDSDRQNASGNTHIFYTSKYRWAWAIPIDDEMTSIGIVVPAQELRDSGETPSDFVRRQIRDLNPGLSERAASVELAEPAHVVPNYSFQVRRFAGPGYVCVGDSHRFIDPIFSFGLYIALRESKMAVEAGLAWLEAGAPAGRDCFADHMIEVEEALDVLEDTIDVFWENPLAFSVFAYERYRSPIIDIFAGRIYRGMPTDRVDVALAAFRRLLKRERTYDADGLYSVPIGSRFRPDRAPLWNSELDDVETTERWMRETG is encoded by the coding sequence ATGGACACGACCACGGCCGACGTGCTGATCGTCGGCGGAGGACCGGCAGGCGCCAGCGCGGCCCTGCGGCTGCTCGACCGCGGCGTGCGCCCGGTGATCGTCGAGCGGGAGCGGTTCCCCCGCTTCCACATCGGCGAGTCGATGACCGGCGAGTGCGGCGCGCTCGTGCGGGAGCTGGGCTTCGGGGACCGCATGGTCGCCGCCGGCCATCCGGTCAAGCACGGCGTCGTCGTCTACGGCCACCGGGGCCAGCCGGACTGGTGGCTCCCGGTCATGCGCCGGTCCGCGGAGGACGGCCAGCTCCACGACCAGACGACCTGGCAGGTCCGCCGGTCGGTGTTCGACGACATGCTCCTGCGGGAGGCGGTCGAGCGCGGGGCGACCGTCGTCGAGGGCAGGGCCGCCGAGCCCATCGTCGAGGACGGCGTCGTGAAGGGCGCCGTCGTGCGGACGCCGGCCGGCGAGGTCGCGGTCGAGGCCCCGCTCACCTTCGACTGCTCCGGCCAGGCGACGTTCCTCGCCAACCGGCGGGCGACCGGGCCCAAGTACGTCGGCGCTTACGACAAGCAGATCGCCCTGTTCGGCCACGTGGCCGACTTCGACGGCGGCGACGACAGCGACCGCCAGAACGCCAGCGGCAACACCCACATCTTCTACACGAGCAAGTACCGGTGGGCGTGGGCCATCCCGATCGACGACGAGATGACGAGCATCGGGATCGTCGTGCCGGCCCAGGAGCTGCGCGACAGCGGCGAGACGCCGAGCGATTTCGTCCGGCGCCAGATCCGCGACCTCAACCCCGGCCTGTCCGAGCGGGCCGCCAGCGTCGAGCTCGCCGAGCCGGCCCACGTCGTGCCCAACTACTCGTTCCAGGTCCGGCGCTTCGCCGGTCCCGGCTACGTCTGCGTCGGCGACAGCCACCGCTTCATCGACCCGATCTTCTCGTTCGGGCTCTACATCGCCCTGCGCGAGTCCAAGATGGCCGTCGAGGCCGGGCTGGCCTGGCTCGAGGCGGGCGCGCCCGCCGGGCGGGACTGCTTCGCCGACCACATGATCGAGGTCGAGGAGGCGCTCGACGTCCTCGAGGACACCATCGACGTGTTCTGGGAGAACCCGCTCGCCTTCTCGGTGTTCGCCTACGAGCGCTACCGCTCGCCGATCATCGACATCTTCGCCGGCAGGATCTACCGGGGCATGCCGACCGACCGGGTCGACGTCGCCCTCGCCGCCTTCCGCAGGCTCCTGAAGCGCGAGCGCACCTACGACGCGGACGGGCTGTACTCCGTGCCCATCGGCTCCCGCTTCCGCCCCGACCGGGCGCCCCTGTGGAACAGCGAGCTCGACGACGTCGAGACCACCGAGCGCTGGATGCGCGAGACCGGCTGA
- a CDS encoding cation:proton antiporter: protein MRPVVALLTPQQVLGFVLLDVLVILVVARSLGALARRLGQPTVVGEIVAGVLLGPTLLGPTLFVWGSPPGPLHCDASLEGSEVVASIGNCLFPPQAKSVLGVIGQVALILYMFLVGAEVRHDMLKGKGRAIGLVAFGVIAVPVALGFVLGPVLYDAKWVAGFGGDAQPSQTAFSLMVGAILSVTAFPVMAHILQEKKLSTSPMGSVGIASTAALSVLMFLTVAVASSIARDASAGSIATTLVVAAVYLAVVFFVVRPALAPLGRRIEAAGRVDETAFGIIFVLVFASAYAADRIGINVIPGAFLIGVVLPARSITFPQLREKLRDLTLVVLLPVFLAFSGLNTDFTKLGISYVVGITLFLVAGIAGKWLAGAGFARLGGLSWAEGNVIGVLMNCRGLLVLVVALIALQDGVISGGLQVAAVLMALITTMMTGPLFDRFSASLPGAAAGPTVAEADVRPAGAAVP, encoded by the coding sequence ATGCGGCCGGTGGTTGCACTGCTCACGCCCCAGCAGGTGCTGGGGTTCGTGCTGCTCGACGTGCTGGTCATCCTGGTCGTCGCCCGCTCGCTCGGCGCGCTGGCCCGGCGCCTCGGCCAGCCGACGGTCGTCGGCGAGATCGTGGCCGGCGTGCTCCTCGGGCCCACCCTGCTCGGGCCGACCCTGTTCGTGTGGGGCAGCCCGCCGGGGCCGCTGCACTGCGACGCCTCGCTCGAGGGCAGCGAGGTCGTCGCCAGCATCGGGAACTGCCTGTTCCCGCCCCAGGCCAAGTCCGTCCTCGGCGTGATCGGCCAGGTGGCCCTGATCCTCTACATGTTCCTCGTCGGGGCCGAGGTCCGCCACGACATGCTGAAGGGGAAGGGCAGGGCGATCGGCCTGGTCGCCTTCGGGGTCATCGCCGTGCCCGTCGCGCTCGGGTTCGTGCTCGGGCCGGTGCTCTACGACGCCAAGTGGGTGGCCGGCTTCGGCGGCGACGCCCAGCCGTCGCAGACGGCGTTCTCGCTGATGGTCGGCGCCATCCTCTCGGTCACGGCGTTCCCGGTGATGGCCCACATCCTCCAGGAGAAGAAGCTGAGCACGAGCCCGATGGGCTCGGTCGGGATCGCCTCGACCGCCGCCCTCAGCGTGCTGATGTTCCTGACGGTCGCCGTCGCCTCCTCGATCGCGAGGGACGCCAGCGCCGGCTCGATCGCCACCACGCTCGTCGTCGCCGCCGTGTACCTCGCGGTGGTCTTCTTCGTCGTCCGGCCCGCGCTCGCCCCGCTCGGGCGGCGCATCGAGGCGGCCGGGCGGGTGGACGAGACGGCGTTCGGGATCATCTTCGTCCTCGTGTTCGCCTCGGCCTACGCCGCCGACCGCATCGGGATCAACGTCATCCCCGGCGCGTTCCTCATCGGGGTCGTCCTGCCGGCCCGGTCGATCACGTTCCCCCAGCTCCGCGAGAAGCTGCGGGACCTGACCCTCGTCGTCCTCCTGCCCGTGTTCCTCGCCTTCTCGGGCCTCAACACCGACTTCACGAAGCTCGGCATCTCCTACGTCGTCGGCATCACGCTGTTCCTCGTGGCCGGGATCGCCGGGAAGTGGCTGGCCGGCGCCGGCTTCGCCCGGCTCGGCGGCCTGTCGTGGGCCGAGGGCAACGTCATCGGCGTGCTCATGAACTGCCGGGGCCTGCTCGTGCTCGTCGTCGCCCTCATCGCCCTCCAGGACGGGGTGATCTCGGGCGGCCTCCAGGTCGCGGCGGTGCTCATGGCCCTGATCACCACGATGATGACCGGCCCGCTGTTCGACCGGTTCTCGGCGTCGCTCCCAGGGGCGGCGGCCGGCCCGACGGTCGCCGAGGCCGACGTGCGACCGGCGGGCGCGGCAGTCCCTTAA
- a CDS encoding NAD(P)/FAD-dependent oxidoreductase, with protein sequence MASPPLVHGVAGRDGTGRGRTVRGTARAMIGIMRTERSDVVVIGGGPAGSTVAAHLSMRGHRVTVLERARMPRDHVGESLLPFCYHLFEELGVLDEMKRRYVRKPGVRFLDADGTTQTTYCFGVKVEGPSYLSFHVLRSEFDLLLLENAERLGAEVHQETRAERVDFGSGPDDPVVVEAVDAGGERHRFVIDASGRDTFLANRQKTKIAHKELERTALGSHWRGMDYQAGMGDGLLQILYTGGEKKGWIWVIPLGRDRVSCGAVMNTSYFREQRAKLKAEGVEDWMQALYRQEIMASAFIRDITRNAEQFWPVVHNGDYSYFVTEKWGDRFALVGDASAFIDPIFSSGVYLAMNSAKLLAGAVHEWLDTGRKAGDEALEEVYGTIVGAYELVDKLIRHFYDPGAINWAQLGAASDLLHEEKEKAMALQHHLLAGDFFESHARYSSFVDELTDPVLLRRYKRYVLERKEFQTPECPPTHEPVFHPELAEHEARREALGI encoded by the coding sequence ATGGCGTCCCCTCCCCTTGTCCACGGCGTGGCAGGGCGAGACGGTACAGGGCGGGGCCGCACCGTGCGTGGTACCGCCCGCGCGATGATCGGAATCATGCGGACCGAACGCTCCGACGTCGTCGTGATCGGCGGCGGCCCTGCCGGGTCGACCGTCGCCGCCCACCTCTCGATGCGCGGCCACCGGGTGACCGTGCTCGAGCGGGCCAGGATGCCGAGGGACCACGTCGGCGAGTCGCTGCTCCCGTTCTGCTACCACCTGTTCGAGGAGCTGGGCGTCCTCGACGAGATGAAGCGCCGCTACGTGCGCAAGCCGGGCGTCCGCTTCCTCGACGCCGACGGCACGACCCAGACGACCTACTGCTTCGGGGTCAAGGTCGAGGGCCCGTCCTACCTGTCGTTCCACGTGCTGCGCTCGGAGTTCGACCTGCTGCTGCTCGAGAACGCCGAGCGGCTCGGGGCCGAGGTCCACCAGGAGACGAGGGCCGAGCGGGTCGACTTCGGCTCGGGGCCCGACGACCCCGTGGTCGTCGAGGCCGTCGACGCCGGCGGCGAGCGGCACCGGTTCGTGATCGACGCCAGCGGGCGGGACACCTTCCTCGCCAACCGCCAGAAGACCAAGATCGCCCACAAGGAGCTGGAGCGCACCGCCCTCGGCAGCCACTGGCGGGGCATGGACTACCAGGCCGGCATGGGCGACGGCCTGCTCCAGATCCTCTACACCGGCGGCGAGAAGAAGGGCTGGATCTGGGTGATCCCGCTCGGGCGGGACCGGGTCAGCTGCGGCGCGGTCATGAACACGTCGTACTTCCGGGAGCAGCGGGCCAAGCTCAAGGCAGAGGGCGTCGAGGACTGGATGCAGGCGCTCTACCGCCAGGAGATCATGGCGTCGGCGTTCATCCGCGACATCACGAGGAACGCCGAGCAGTTCTGGCCGGTCGTCCACAACGGCGACTACTCGTACTTCGTCACCGAGAAGTGGGGCGACCGCTTCGCGCTGGTCGGCGACGCCTCGGCCTTCATCGACCCGATCTTCTCGAGCGGCGTCTACCTCGCCATGAACAGCGCCAAGCTGCTGGCCGGCGCCGTGCACGAGTGGCTCGACACCGGGCGCAAGGCCGGCGACGAGGCGCTCGAGGAGGTGTACGGCACGATCGTCGGCGCCTACGAGCTGGTCGACAAGCTGATCCGCCACTTCTACGACCCGGGCGCCATCAACTGGGCCCAGCTCGGCGCGGCGAGCGACCTCCTCCACGAGGAGAAGGAGAAGGCCATGGCCCTCCAGCACCACCTGCTGGCCGGCGACTTCTTCGAGAGCCACGCCCGGTACTCGTCCTTCGTCGACGAGCTGACCGACCCCGTCCTCCTCCGCCGCTACAAGCGCTACGTGCTGGAGCGCAAGGAGTTCCAGACGCCGGAGTGCCCGCCCACCCACGAGCCCGTGTTCCACCCCGAGCTGGCCGAGCACGAGGCCCGCAGGGAGGCGCTCGGCATCTGA